A part of Aegilops tauschii subsp. strangulata cultivar AL8/78 chromosome 2, Aet v6.0, whole genome shotgun sequence genomic DNA contains:
- the LOC141040782 gene encoding uncharacterized protein yields the protein MKAGREDAAVEKDTAVEAVEKPAVVIAAAVGAAEGAVAATGGGAPSAATAPAAVAAVEPAVGEQVEEEVAVDLEEQRLKRKREQYELIDKSYEEAHLDAQEVQDEAVEFDEEVDDELSEEDDKDVDDSKESRDSKSRYVLRRLRNVEIPYRSGYNRLYGNIACPFYCAIIKSDYNNLIMHGTYIDRGNGRNREPHVRAKHAAFGAFLRKYAKGHLPFYLPRPPRPAKMRMI from the exons ATGAAGGCCGGCCGTGAAGACGCAGCGGTGGAGAAGGACACAGCGGTAGAAGCAGTGGAGAAGCCTGCTGTGGTCATTGCCGCCGCGGTTGGCGCGGCCGAGGGCGCCGTCGCGGCGACGGGAGGTGGTGCACCATCTGCTGCGACTGCTCCGGCCGCCGTTGCAGCGGTCGAGCCTGCGGTCGGGGAgcaggtggaggaggaggtggcggtggATCTGGAGGAGCAAAGGCTCAAGCGGAAGCGCGAGCAGTACGAGCTCATCGACAAGAGCTACGAGGAGGCCCACCTCGACGCTCAGGAAGTGCAGGACGAGGCCGTCGAGTTCGACGAGGAGGTCGACGACGAGCTCTCGGAG GAAGATGACAAAGACGTGGATGATAGTAAGGAGAGCAGGGACAGCAAGAGCCGCTACGTCCTCAGGAGGCTGCGGAATGTGGAAATCCCATACCGCAGCGGATACAACAGGCTCTACGGCAACATAGCCTGCCCCTTCTACTGCGCGATTATCAAGAGCGACTACAACAACCTGATCATGCATGGCACCTATATCGACCGTGGTAATGGGAGGAACCGCGAGCCCCACGTCCGGGCTAAACATGCTGCTTTTGGTGCCTTCCTCAGGAAGTATGCGAAGGGGCATCTGCCATTCTACCTCCCGAGGCCTCCTCGTCCGGCCAAGATGCGGATGATCTGA
- the LOC141040783 gene encoding uncharacterized protein yields MAEEASAKRHCGQTSHQSGNLDVVHVPGQKREYTVTLTGVELHGKETLEVVCTSKPDKADEMISRIRMSACGSYPHIMGVDVEFTKDDEPPQMAAVLQISVDGLCLVYHIAAATKWDKLKLSGLEINPNKHIDIQCNWRVPYNGKPYDSLADVAASVIHPFYRKMKKKIDREADHKLWGDSPLPNYLIEYLTIDAYATYKLWKIIDNIKRGLEISKEQEVGPYYHCHYAG; encoded by the exons ATGGCGGAGGAAGCGTCTGCCAAGCGTCATTGTGGCCAGACGTCCCACCAGAGCGGCAACCTCGACGTCGTTCACGTTCCCGGTCAGAAGCGCGAGTACACCGTAACCCTCACAGGGGTTGAGCTCCACGGCAAGGAGACGCTGGAGGTCGTCTGCACCAGCAAACCAGACAAGGCCGACGAGATGATCTCTAGGATCAGGATGAGCGCCTGCGGCTCGTACCCCCACATCATGGGCGTTGATGTGGAGTTTACCAAAGATGATGAACCTCCGCAGATGGCAGCAGTTCTGCAGATCAGCGTGGACGGTCTCTGCCTCGTGTACCACATCGCTGCGGCCACAAAATG GGACAAGCTGAAGTTGTCTGGTTTGGAGATAAACCCCAACAAGCACATCGACATTCAGTGCAACTGGAGAGTTCCATACAACGGAAAACCGTACGACTCCTTGGCTGATGTTGCAGCCAGCGTCATCCACCCATTCTACAgaaagatgaagaagaagatcgaTAGGGAGGCAGACCATAAACTGTGGGGGGACAGCCCACTGCCAAATTACCTCATCGAGTACTTAACAATAGATGCGTACGCCACCTACAAGTTGTGGAAGATAATCGACAACATCAAAAGAGGTCTGGAAATTTCAAAAGAGCAGGAAGTGGGCCCCTACTACCACTGCCACTATGCGGGATGA